ACTGATTCCTGCCATGGAGAAAGAGGGCTATCATACGCTCATCAAACCTAAGGATTTGATTCTGGGATATAGCGGCGCCCACTCTTCTTTCATGAGCACCTTCCGGAAAGTCGCCGAGGAATGCGGAGTGGGACTGTACCCATTGATTGTGGAGACATCTAAAATAAACCGCAAAAATCCCGGTGAGGAATTGATGCGGGAGGTCGCCGCCCGGCTTCAGGCGAAGGGGGCAAGCACATGAACATCGTTCTTGCAGGTCCCTATCCCAAAGGCACGCTGGAGCGCTTTCAATCGCTTCTTCCGAACCATCATTTTACCACGATCCTGACCGAGGATGAATACGACGCCATGACCGACGCGGAGTGTATCATTGTCCGTGTATTAAAAACTTCGGAGTCTGTTATCCTACATAACCCAAAGCTCAAAGCCATTATCCGCTGGGGGGCCGGATACGACTCGGTAGATATTGAAGCAGCCGGAAAGCACGGCATCATGGTAGCCAACACTCCCGGTGTCAATGCATATGCCGTGGCGGAGCTGACCATAGGCCTGATGATCCTTCTCGGACGCAAGGTTCTGGGTTATTACCGCAATATTCAGGCGGGGAAATGGGATCGTGGTGCTTACAGTGAGACTTCTTTTTCTCTCAACTGCAAGGTCGTGGGCATTATCGGTGGCGGGAACATAGGCCGGCGGGTTGCCGCCCTGGCGCAGGCTCTTGGGGCTAAGACCCAATATTACGACGTTTCCCGGCTTCCGGCGGAAGTAGAGCGGCAATACCACGTGACCTTTGTCCCGCTGGATCAGCTCCTGGCCTCCTCAGACCTGATCTCCATTCATGTCCCCCTGCTGGGCAGCACCCGGCATATCATCGGGGCGGAGCAGCTGACCGTGATGAAACCGTCCGCCTGTCTGTTCAATACCGCCAGAGGCGGTTTGATCGACGATGCCGCTCTGCTGGAGGCTTTACGGCACGGCCGTCTTTCCGGAGCCGGGCTGGACTGTGTGGAAGATGAAAAGTCCGATGTCACGGCCCGGCTTCTTCAGTGCCCCAATGTGATCATTACGCCGCACATTGGCGGCGCCACGGCGGATCTCGCCGATGCAATGATCCCGTTCATCGCGGAGAAGATTGTATCCCTGGCCGAAAAGGGGATGATGGATGACATCGTAAACCGTCAATGGCTTCCCGATTCTGACAAAAAGATAAATCGGTTATGAGGGAGGAATTATCGTGCATATTGGAATTGGAATCTTGGCCTTTGTGATTTATCTTGCAGTCGTAATGCTATGGTACCTTGCGCTGAAGCGCTCGATTGCAGAGTCCATGTTGGTGGGATTATTTGTTGCATGCGCCTTCAACGGAATTAATCGTATCCCCGCAACATTGGTGGCAAGCTTTGCCGACGCCATGCAGCAAAACGTTATGGCAGCCATTATTCTGTTTTCTGTGATGGCCGCAATCCTATCCCGAACTGGGATCATGGCTAAACTGATTAATATTTTGAATTCTGTCCTGGGCCGTGTCCGCGGCGGTGCCGCCTATGTTTCCGCCTGTGCCAGTTACCTCTTCGGCATGGTGGCCAGCGCAAGCAGCGCCAATGCCGCCACCGTTGGTTCCATCACTATCCCATGGATGATAGAATCCGGCTGGCCAAACGATGTAGCCGCCGTTATGAACGCAGGCAACGCCGGGCTCGGCATCTGCGGCCCGGTGCCTGCTTCCCTGTTTATGATGCTGGGCTTCGCTCCCATTGCGAAAGTGCTTACTTACGGGGATGTTTACTTGGCCCTGGTAATCGGCGCTGCCTGGACGCTGCTCTGCCGTCTGCTAGTGACCCGCTATTATGTATGGAAATATAAAATCCCATCCATGGCCAACAAAGTTGATAAATTGGGGGTCGCCATGAAAAAGGGCGGCACCTCGCTGCTCATGTTCCTGGGGATCGTTATCCCTCTGATGCTGACCATCGGGCCCATCAGCTCCGTTCTGAAAAATCATGCTTCTTTTGGGAAGGATGCCGTAAAAGCAATCGACATTATTATCTGGGTCCCCGTGTTGATCATGCTTATCTGCATCATATTGGGCCACAAAATGCTGCCAAAAACATGGAAGGGCTGGAGCGAGGTTCTTTCCTCCATAGCCAAAACCTGCTCCTCCTCCGGAACGGTTGCCCTGTTCGCCTTTGCGGGAAGCTATGCTTTGACTGAAATCGGCTTTGGAGACGACTTGAGTTCCCTTTTGAGCAGTGTAAACCTGCCTAAATTCCCCATGGTCCTTTTAGTCGGGGGTATTATTGCCCTTGTGGCCGGCCCGTTGAATGCCAGCGCCACCACGATCAGTCTCGGCCTGGTCGCATGGTCTGCCATGGTTGCCGTAGGGGTTACTCCTGCTGCCGCCCTGGTGTCCTTCCTGATTTTTGCCTCCACCGAGGGAACTTCTCCTCCGATGTCTTCGCCTATTTTTATTTCCAGCAGTATCGCCGGGGTGGAAAATGTCAGCGTGATGTTTAAGAGGCTGATTTTCCATTATTTGGTTCCCATCATTTTGGTTGGAGTTTTGGTTGCCTGCGGCATCCTGCCCATTTAGGAGGAATATTATGATGCGTAAAGTATTAACTGCTGTTTTTTCCTTTTTTCTGATTTTAGCGATCGCGAGCGCTTTTTGCATTATCGCAATCCAGATAGTTTCCATTATCACCGTAAACGGTACGTGGGCTGTTTGGGCGAAAGACACACTTGAGACTCCTGTTTGCGTTTTTTGTTCTCTCTCTGCATTTGTTGCTTTCTTTTTAAGCTATATCAATAAATCTTCCGCAAAGCAAGGAGAGGACGACGATTAAAAGCTATAGCCTGTGGGGGAGCATGTTATGGATCAAACAAAGAGCCTATGGCTGTAGAGGAAACGGTCAAGGAAAACTCCTGAGAACATTTAGAGAAAAAATTTGGAAATCATACAAGAAAAATTTATCAGATGAACTTCTGGGAAGGAGGACCATTATGGTAATCGGAATAGGAATATGGGCATTTGTCATTTATATCATCTCGATTCTCGTGTGGATGCTTTTATTGAAAAGGAACATTGCAGAAGCAATGGGAGTCGGTCTGATCATTGTCGCACTGTTCAAAGGGATCACTGCTTTGCCGAATACTCTGGCGGTTTCTTTGGTTTCGGCGGCAAAGGAAAGCTCTTTTCTGGCAACCATGCTCTTTTTGCTGATGGCTGTTATCATGACGAAAACGGGGATCATCGCCCATCTGGTTGAATTGCTGAATTCCCTGATCGGGCGGGTAAAGGGCGGGGCGGCTTATGTGTCCACATGTGCCAGCTTTTTGTTCGGCCTGGTTTCAGGGAATGCAATTGCGAATTGCTCCACTGTCGGTGCCATCACCGTTCCGTGGATGAAAGAAAGCGGCTGGCCCAAGGAAGTGGCGGCCACAATGAATGCGGGGAATGCCGGGGTAGGGCAGGCCATGCCGTCCTGCACCGCGATGTTCCTGCTGGTCGGCCTCGCCGAGGTTTCGAAAGCAATGACCATCAGTCAGGCATATATCGCGGTGCTCTGTGCAGGCGCCTGGACCTTTCTTTACCGCCTGCTGCGGGTATGGCTGTATGCAAGGAAGTATCACGTGCATCCGGTGCCGGAAGACCAGATTAAACCAATAAAACAGTCTTTCCGGGACAACTGGATGTCCTTGCTGATGTTAGTCGGGATTGCAATTCCGCTGTTTTTGACCATGGGTCCCATCGCGGCCATCCTGACCTCTATGAAATCTTTTGGGAAGGCCGGCGTAGGTTCCATCAATATCGTTCTTTGGGTCCCTATCCTCGTCAGTGTGATCTGCCTGATCATCGGCAGAAAGAATCTGCCCCATAAGGCAGGCGAGTGGGTCGGCCTTGCAAAAGGGAGCCAGCAGACTTTCACTACGGTTGGCGGAGTTCTGCTTTTTGCCCTGGCTGCCAGTAAGGTTCTGACGATGGTTGGGTTTGACCGTGATTTGAAGGTAGTGCTGAATTCCCTTTCTCTGCCCAATTTGATCATGATCATTCTAACCTGCATCATGGTGGCGCTTGTGGCGGGCCCTTTGAGCGCTGTTGCGACGACTGCTGCGGTGGGCCAGGTGGCCTATTCCATCATGGTCGGTGCGGGCGTAAGCCCGATTGCCGCGGTAGCCGCATTTATGATCTGCATTTCCACCGAGGGAGCATCTCCTCCAAGCTCGTCGCCGATTTTCATTTCATGCGGCCTGGCTGGCGTGGACGACCCGGCGGTGATCTTCAGACCCCTCATCACCGACTATATCGTGCCTTTGCTCGGTGTGGCGACATTGGTGGCCGTTGGAATTTTTCCTGTTATTCCCTAGAGTGTGTATGCAAACCATCAAGATAACCAAAGCAGAGCTGCGGCAAGGAGAGTAACAGCAAGAAAAGAGGCCGCTCGCTTCTCGTATCTTGTTGCAAAACGGCGATGGTTCTTGAGTTTCAAGAATAAATTTTCGACCAAATGCCGTTCATTGTAAATGAGCCGGTCAATAGTTCGCGGGTGCTTCGCGATAACACGGCTGGGAATTACAACCATACCGCCGCGTTTTTCAATCCAGCGAACAAATTTATCGCTGTCATAGCCTTTATCAGCAAGAATCAGTTTGCCCCGCAAATCAAATGGTTCCAGTAAGGTTTTCGCAAGACAAATATCGTTACGGTTTCCACTCGAGAGAATAAACCGCAAAGGGTTTCCAAGACCGTCAACCACAGCATGGACCTTCGTAGTCAGTCCACCCCGGCTTCGTCCGGTTTCCTCTTCGTGGAGCCCTTTTTTAAACCGCTGCCGTGCTGGTGCACCTTAATGGTAGTGCTGTCCAGCATGAGTGCGGTTTCGTCCACAATATCCTGCTCAACAAGAGCGGTAAACAGTTTTTCCCAAACTCCTTGTTGTGTCCATCGGCGAAATCGGCTATAGACACTGCTCCACGACCCAAAACGTTCCGGCAAGTCTCTCCACGGAATCCCAGTGTTTAGCCAATAAATTATGCCATTGAGCATTAACCGGTTGTCTTTTGCCGGTCGGCCTCCCTGCGGTTTCTTTTCCAGTGGCAGCAATTTCTTAATTTTA
This window of the Ruminococcaceae bacterium BL-6 genome carries:
- a CDS encoding C4-dicarboxylate ABC transporter permease, with protein sequence MHIGIGILAFVIYLAVVMLWYLALKRSIAESMLVGLFVACAFNGINRIPATLVASFADAMQQNVMAAIILFSVMAAILSRTGIMAKLINILNSVLGRVRGGAAYVSACASYLFGMVASASSANAATVGSITIPWMIESGWPNDVAAVMNAGNAGLGICGPVPASLFMMLGFAPIAKVLTYGDVYLALVIGAAWTLLCRLLVTRYYVWKYKIPSMANKVDKLGVAMKKGGTSLLMFLGIVIPLMLTIGPISSVLKNHASFGKDAVKAIDIIIWVPVLIMLICIILGHKMLPKTWKGWSEVLSSIAKTCSSSGTVALFAFAGSYALTEIGFGDDLSSLLSSVNLPKFPMVLLVGGIIALVAGPLNASATTISLGLVAWSAMVAVGVTPAAALVSFLIFASTEGTSPPMSSPIFISSSIAGVENVSVMFKRLIFHYLVPIILVGVLVACGILPI
- a CDS encoding transposase, with protein sequence MVDGLGNPLRFILSSGNRNDICLAKTLLEPFDLRGKLILADKGYDSDKFVRWIEKRGGMVVIPSRVIAKHPRTIDRLIYNERHLVENLFLKLKNHRRFATRYEKRAASFLAVTLLAAALLWLS
- a CDS encoding protein of unknown function (Evidence 5 : Unknown function) translates to MPFIVNEPVNSSRVLRDNTAGNYNHTAAFFNPANKFIAVIAFISKNQFAPQIKWFQ
- a CDS encoding protein of unknown function (Evidence 5 : Unknown function): MDETALMLDSTTIKVHQHGSGLKKGSTKRKPDEAGVD
- a CDS encoding C4-dicarboxylate ABC transporter permease, which codes for MVIGIGIWAFVIYIISILVWMLLLKRNIAEAMGVGLIIVALFKGITALPNTLAVSLVSAAKESSFLATMLFLLMAVIMTKTGIIAHLVELLNSLIGRVKGGAAYVSTCASFLFGLVSGNAIANCSTVGAITVPWMKESGWPKEVAATMNAGNAGVGQAMPSCTAMFLLVGLAEVSKAMTISQAYIAVLCAGAWTFLYRLLRVWLYARKYHVHPVPEDQIKPIKQSFRDNWMSLLMLVGIAIPLFLTMGPIAAILTSMKSFGKAGVGSINIVLWVPILVSVICLIIGRKNLPHKAGEWVGLAKGSQQTFTTVGGVLLFALAASKVLTMVGFDRDLKVVLNSLSLPNLIMIILTCIMVALVAGPLSAVATTAAVGQVAYSIMVGAGVSPIAAVAAFMICISTEGASPPSSSPIFISCGLAGVDDPAVIFRPLITDYIVPLLGVATLVAVGIFPVIP
- a CDS encoding D-3-phosphoglycerate dehydrogenase; protein product: MNIVLAGPYPKGTLERFQSLLPNHHFTTILTEDEYDAMTDAECIIVRVLKTSESVILHNPKLKAIIRWGAGYDSVDIEAAGKHGIMVANTPGVNAYAVAELTIGLMILLGRKVLGYYRNIQAGKWDRGAYSETSFSLNCKVVGIIGGGNIGRRVAALAQALGAKTQYYDVSRLPAEVERQYHVTFVPLDQLLASSDLISIHVPLLGSTRHIIGAEQLTVMKPSACLFNTARGGLIDDAALLEALRHGRLSGAGLDCVEDEKSDVTARLLQCPNVIITPHIGGATADLADAMIPFIAEKIVSLAEKGMMDDIVNRQWLPDSDKKINRL